The genomic stretch CAGTGATTCAAAAGACAGCAATAGCACAGGGACTAAAGCAAAGGCTTCTTCCTATTTATCTTCTTCACAGCGTGAAGTTTAGACAAATCTCCAGATGTGAGGAGGGGAATCTGAACACAAACATGTAGTGTTTGTATGTCACTCTTCCAGTCAGAAACCCGCAGGGAAAGTAGTTTGGCAGTCACCTCAGAAATGAATGGATGCAGGATCATGGGCCACGAGTGTGGCTGCACTTGCTCTATTTCTGCTCTGAAGTTGTGTCTGTTTACAGAACCTGCACCTTTTGGAGGTGCTGAACTGGTTGGATCCTGTAGGAAAATGGGTTATTCTGGCTCTTGGAGCAATGCTGAAAaaacttcccttttcccttGCAGACCTCCTGGATCATGAACCTGCTGTTTCTCCCTTGCTCCCACGGAAGGAGAGGGTGGCCCTGGAGAGCAGTTTGAATGAAGATGAGCGGCTGCTTCCAAAAGACAAAAAGCACAACCTCTTCAGTGCCCTgatcaagaagaagaagaaaactgcCCCCACCCCTCCAAAACGGAGCAGCTCCTTCAGGGAGATGGACGGACACTCGGAGCGCAGGGCGGGCGGGGAGGAGGagtgcagggatgctgggaatGGAGCTTTCATTGCTCcccctgcagacacagctgagccCTCCAAGTTCCAGGGCCCAAGCAATGGGGCTGGTGTCACCAATGGGGTTGTGGCTGGGAACTCTGGGTTCTTATCTCCCCACCTGCGGAAGAAGTCCAGCACGATGAGCAGCAGTCGAGGGGTGGCTGGTGAGGAGGAGAGCAGTTCCAACTCCAGCAAGCGATTCCTGAGGTCCTGCTCAGCCTCCTGTGTGCCCCATGGAGCCAAGGACACAGAGTGGAAATCTGTGACCCTGCCTCGGGATTTGCAGTCCACGGGACGCCAGTTTGATTCCTCCACTTTCGGGGGGCACAAGAGCGAGAAGCCGGCGCTGCCTCGGAAGCGGGCGAATGAGACCAAGGCTGAAATTGCTGTCAAGGGAACAGTCACCCCTCCTCCACGGCTGCTTAAGAAGAATGAAGAGACTGCTGATGATGTGTTCAAAGATGCAGagtccagccctggctccagccctcccACCCTGACACCAAAACTTGGCCGTAGgcagcctgctgcccctccttcctccAGCGGGCTCCACAAGGATGATGGAGTCAAATCCAGTGCCTTAGGTACCACTGTGATGATGGACCAAGGTTCTGCTGCCAAACCCAACCCTGCTGGGTTCGTGGGGGCCAGCAAAGCTTCCTCTGAGGAGCCACGCCTGAGGAGGCTCAAGCAGACCTCGGAGTCAGCAGGGAAGGACAAAGGGAAGTTATCGAAGCTGAAACCAGCCCCTCCACTCCCACTGTCTTCATCCTCCATTGCCAAGCCTGGGAAGGTTTCTCACAGTCCCAGccatgaagcagcagcagatgtggTGTCTGGGCCGAAATCCAAACAGTTGACTCAGGTTGGAgaggctgcaggcagtgatgctgTCAAGCCAAACCAGTCAGGGGAAGGTGTGAAAAAGCTGGGGATCCCCTCTGTACCAAAGCCACAATCCTCTacaaagctgctgctgagcacagcaaccCCAGCTGCCTCTTCCTCATCCATACCCTCTGCCCCAGGCGGGGACCAGACATCACCCACAGCCTTCATCCCCCTCATATCCACCAGGGTCTCGCTGAGGAAGACCCGGCAGCCCCCGGAAAGGATTGCCAGCGGCACCATCACCAAAGGGGTGGTGTTGGAAAGCACCGAGGCGCTGCGGCTCGCCATCAGCAAGAACTCTGAGCAGATGGCCAGCCACAGCGCCGTCCTGGAGGCTGGCAAGAACCTCTACACCTTCTGTGTGAGCTACGTGGACTCCATTCAGCAGATGAGGAACAAATTTGCCTTTCGGGAGGCCATCAATAAGCTGGAGAACAACCTGAGGGAGCTCCAGATCTGCCCCGCCAGCGCTGGCAGTGGCCCCGCCGCCACCCAGGACTTTAGCAAACTGCTCAGCTCCGTGAAAGAAATCAGCGACATCGTCCAGAGGTAGCAAGAAATCGGGCTGGAAAACAAACCATGAATCAATCAATCACAATGGGCCAAAGCCAGCTGTGGAGAGAGTAACGTGTGGACTGACAAAGGAGAGGGGCGTTGAGGTTAGGGCTGTGCCAAGGACACGGACTGTGCATGGACACCCCAGCTCCaaagggcagggctgtgttcAGGAGGCACTTCCCACCCTCTGAACCCACATTCCCTGTGTTTCATATACTTGTAATCGTCTTATCTGTGGAGTTCTTGCCTTGTGGACTACGAGTCTAAATGCTGATGTCACACCATGcctttttattaatattttattgttcTGGACAGACCATTGAGACTGAAGCCAGACTGATGGACACTGAGATGACATCCTCCTCAGGAGGACTTCGTACTGCATTTTTGTCCCCTCCTTCTGCCCCCTGTACATGAGGATGAGTGTTTGGATAGCAACATACCCACTGCATTTCTTGGGAGAGTTTGCCCAGCACATGGTCCTGGCCCAAGTCTGACATTTACCTGACACTAATGCAACAGATTTGGTGcttgggagggaaggggggaagaTTATTAATGTAAGGTTTTTTTAACGACAGGATGCTACAAGTGATGATTGCCCAAATTCTTCCTCTGATTGCACCTGCTACCCTTGGTTTCTGTGTTTTCAGTAGTTTCTCAGTGTTGTTGAGCTCCAGTGCATTGCTTGGGCTCACAGTGTTGGAGGCAGCACCCGCTGGTGTCACAGCCCTGGAGCCTGTTTGTGGATCTCCCTTGGCTGCAGAACAGGCCTGGGGAAGGTCAGGAGGAGGATGTGGCCCTCTGGTGATGGCTGGCACTAATCATGCTGGTCTTTGGGGTGGGGGTCCCAGAGCTTGGGCAGCTgggagggtggcactgggaggagATGGCTCAGGGTGAGCCACCCacatccagctgctgctctggctgagtCTGCACCTCTCAGTGGgtgagagctgctgtgctgtgcctccATTGAATCTCCAGCTGTTTGTGTAGTGAAGGGAGATGGAGCCTggcccctgccctcctgcagtgcctttCTGTGCCCCTGGAATCCTCTGGCAGGAGCTCCAGTGCTCTGGGGTTGAAAGCATTCCCACCCTCATGCCAGTGTGGTTCCATCCAGCATCAAACAAGGATCTGTGGAGACTGCAGACACTTCCCTGGGGTGCATCTCCCCAGAAAACTGCCACACCATGCTGACAGCAAGACTCCAGGCCTTCCTTGCCAAGGTCCTGTGACCTTCCCAGTTAATGCTGGGAACTAATTGTGACTGGTGACAATAGTGAAAGAACAAGGTTTAGGGCTATTAACAGTGCAATTTAACTCCTCTTAACAGTTCCAAACAtgagaaaaaacacatttcccattttctgttCCCCTGTAACTCGTGACCCCTCTTGTGTATCTTAAACACTAACTGCCTTCAATTGTATTTTATGCTGTTCTCTTTGGAACTGTTTGTTTTGTATATGATTTCTAGTAGTTCACTCGTGTGTGTTCATGCCACTTCTCGCCCTCACAAACAGCCATGACTTAACATGTGACAAAtgttcaaaagaaaatacacaCTTCTGCCACAGGCTGCCtttaaaaatgtaagaaaaaccccaaccttTGAATTGTCTCTTTCCTGGAGGTACTGTTTTTACTTTGATAACATATTGTGCCACTATATTATACATTTGTATCTTGTTATTACACACTTTTGTAGACTTGTCTTTTTTACAGTGTGTAAATAGCTCTGTCCTTCATCTCTGTGATACTTAAGGGGGTCGTTTCCCCTTTAATTTAGTCCAGTACAGATTGTTTCTGTACATGACTTTcaattcttctctctttctctatttccatttttttgatttgtttttttattccagtctctcttgcgtagtatatttaaaaataaatcagtgttGAGGAAAACTGGTGTTTGTCTGTCAGTgaggcttttccaacccagCTCACTCCCCTTAGGGTCCTCATCCAAAACCAGGAGTTTCTTGTTTGGGTGGTTCACTGTGACCCTTCAGCACAGTGGGATGGTCAGAGCCAGGccagcagccccttcccatgTTCCTTTGATCTGGCTCTGAAAAGCCAGGAGAGAAAAGAGCTGCCCAGATTAAGACTGTGTCATCACCTCTTCTAAATCAAACACTTTGCTGTTGTCTTCAAGGAGATTTATATCAGAGATTTGACTAAACTTTTCCTCTGTTAATGGTTTGTATTCTGTAATTCAGCTGCTGatgtgttttcctcctcctcctcctctgctctgaAATGACCCATGAGTTTCTATCCTCATGCAGTTCCCTCCCTCATCTCTGCTTGCCcattcttattttctgtttcccttCAGCCTTTCTAGCAAACCTCGGGGGAGGGACATTTCCAGGCACTGAGCAGCCTCTAAAATCAGCCACTGCTTTGATTAATGAAGATGCTGAAGACTAAAAAAggatgagaagaaaacaagggcAGGTGACAGTGTGCAGTGTCCCACAGTTCCACAGTGATGTTTCAGGGTCGTAACCCAGTTCTCTGCATTTCTAATCCTCTCAGCAAGTCCCTGGTGAAATCTGTGGGTCCTGGCTGAAGGGGAACAAGGCTGATGGGAAACCTTGGGCTGCTGCTGATGAGGCTGAAGAAGGtgaaggagaagcaggaggaTGCACTGGTGAATATAAACAAAATTAATGGCCTGCCCTTGgaaggcacaggcacagccaaggGGTCTGCAGCACTCAGGGAGTTCTGGGTTGGATTGTGACCAACACCCTGGCCAAGGTCTAAACTTG from Agelaius phoeniceus isolate bAgePho1 chromosome 21, bAgePho1.hap1, whole genome shotgun sequence encodes the following:
- the ABL1 gene encoding tyrosine-protein kinase ABL1 isoform X2 → MKMLEICLKLVGCKSKKGLSSSSSCYLEEALQRPVVSDFEPQGLSEAARWNSKENLLSCPSENDPHLFVALYDFVASGDNTLSITKGEKLRVLGYNHNGEWCEAQTKNGQGWVPSNYITPVNSLEKHSWYHGPVSRNAAEYLLSSGINGSFLVRESESSPGQRSISLRYEGRVYHYRINTASDGKLYVSSESRFNTLAELVHHHSTVADGLITTLHYPAPKRNKPTIYGVSPNYDKWEIERTDITMKHKLGGGQYGEVYEGVWKKYNLTVAVKTLKEDTMEVEEFLKEAAVMKEIKHPNLVQLLGVCTREPPFYIITEFMTYGNLLDYLRECNRQEVNAVVLLYMATQISSAMEYLEKKNFIHRDLAARNCLVGENHLVKVADFGLSRLMTGDTYTAHAGAKFPIKWTAPESLAYNKFSIKSDVWAFGVLLWEIATYGMSPYPGIDLSQVYELLEKDYRMERPEGCPEKVYELMRACWQWSPSDRPSFAEIHQAFETMFQESSISDEVEKELGKKGMRSVVSNFLQAPELPTKTRTSRRAAESKDANEGLETAHTRGQGECDLLDHEPAVSPLLPRKERVALESSLNEDERLLPKDKKHNLFSALIKKKKKTAPTPPKRSSSFREMDGHSERRAGGEEECRDAGNGAFIAPPADTAEPSKFQGPSNGAGVTNGVVAGNSGFLSPHLRKKSSTMSSSRGVAGEEESSSNSSKRFLRSCSASCVPHGAKDTEWKSVTLPRDLQSTGRQFDSSTFGGHKSEKPALPRKRANETKAEIAVKGTVTPPPRLLKKNEETADDVFKDAESSPGSSPPTLTPKLGRRQPAAPPSSSGLHKDDGVKSSALGTTVMMDQGSAAKPNPAGFVGASKASSEEPRLRRLKQTSESAGKDKGKLSKLKPAPPLPLSSSSIAKPGKVSHSPSHEAAADVVSGPKSKQLTQVGEAAGSDAVKPNQSGEGVKKLGIPSVPKPQSSTKLLLSTATPAASSSSIPSAPGGDQTSPTAFIPLISTRVSLRKTRQPPERIASGTITKGVVLESTEALRLAISKNSEQMASHSAVLEAGKNLYTFCVSYVDSIQQMRNKFAFREAINKLENNLRELQICPASAGSGPAATQDFSKLLSSVKEISDIVQR